In Sodalis ligni, a single genomic region encodes these proteins:
- the yajD gene encoding YajD family HNH nuclease — protein MAYIPKNYARLETDYREKALKLFPWVCGRCSREFVYSNLRELTVHHIDHDHSNNPADGSNWELLCLYCHDHEHSKYTEADQYGSTVVAGEDAQKDIGVATHNPFADLKVMLNKKNR, from the coding sequence ATGGCATACATTCCGAAAAATTACGCGCGGCTCGAGACCGACTACCGTGAAAAGGCGCTGAAGCTTTTTCCCTGGGTCTGCGGACGCTGTTCCCGAGAGTTTGTCTATTCCAATCTGCGGGAGCTCACCGTGCATCACATCGATCACGATCACAGCAACAATCCGGCGGACGGGAGTAATTGGGAACTGTTATGTCTCTATTGCCATGACCATGAGCATTCGAAATACACCGAGGCGGATCAGTACGGCTCCACGGTGGTGGCGGGAGAGGATGCGCAAAAGGATATAGGGGTGGCCACCCATAACCCTTTTGCTGATTTGAAAGTGATGCTGAACAAGAAAAACCGCTAG
- a CDS encoding GntR family transcriptional regulator produces MDTLFSFNNNEPVNQQIYRLLRKDIVECVIPPGKLLSEKETATRFEVSRQPVREAFIKLAEAGLVQILPQRGTFVMRISAKRVADARFIRQALECSIVRRAASERTDEQVMLLEHNLHRQELAAQNRQIGEFFNLDDDFHQLLTEIADCALAWDIIESIKATMDRVRFLSLGEVSPPQSLITQHYQIFNAIRDQDPDAAERAIREHLQELIYTITPIAQQNSDWFEDK; encoded by the coding sequence ATGGATACATTATTTTCATTTAATAATAACGAGCCGGTTAATCAGCAAATTTACCGGCTGCTGCGCAAGGATATCGTCGAGTGCGTTATTCCTCCCGGCAAGCTGTTGTCTGAAAAAGAGACGGCGACCCGTTTTGAAGTATCCCGCCAACCCGTGCGGGAAGCCTTTATCAAGTTGGCGGAAGCCGGCCTGGTGCAAATCCTGCCGCAGCGCGGCACCTTTGTCATGCGAATCTCGGCGAAGCGGGTGGCGGACGCCCGTTTCATCCGCCAGGCGCTGGAGTGCAGCATCGTGCGCCGCGCCGCGTCGGAACGCACGGACGAACAGGTTATGCTGCTGGAGCATAACCTGCATCGCCAGGAGCTGGCGGCGCAGAACCGGCAGATAGGGGAATTTTTCAACCTGGACGACGATTTCCATCAGCTGCTGACGGAAATAGCCGATTGCGCCCTGGCCTGGGATATCATCGAATCCATCAAGGCCACCATGGACCGGGTGCGTTTTCTCAGCCTCGGCGAGGTCTCGCCGCCGCAGAGCCTGATAACCCAGCATTATCAGATATTCAACGCCATCAGGGATCAGGATCCCGATGCGGCGGAACGGGCCATCCGCGAGCATTTGCAGGAGCTTATCTATACCATCACGCCTATCGCCCAGCAAAACAGCGACTGGTTTGAAGACAAGTAG
- the uxaC gene encoding glucuronate isomerase, with amino-acid sequence MEFIGKDFMLTNEAAREIYHQFAAHQPIIDYHCHLDPRAIAENKPFDTITDLWLEGDHYKWRAMRANGVPEGKITGSAPAVEKFQAWAETLDSCIGNPLYHWTHLELKFYFGITETLNGDNWRRIWDQCNRLLQRPEFSPKGLITQSNVAVICTTDSPTDTLEYHDAIRADEAFPCKVLPTFRPDAALDAEGEAFIHFVSVMAQLTGKKITRFGDFAAALENRVEYFHQHGGRLADHGLTEVNYLPADEKTLDALLAKKCRGLTLAPDEKIRFQSAVLLALAGAYARRRWAMQIHFGALRNNNTRRFNELGANIGCDSLCSQSDIAQQLNALLDAMDQRESLPKTILYNLDPAQNDVVASALANFQRPGAVKSPMQFGSGWWFNDTRRGMVRQLTTLADQGLLMNFVGMLTDSRSFVSYPRHDYFRRIFCNLVGLWVTQGEIPNDMKLLKRLTENVCYNNARDYFQF; translated from the coding sequence ATGGAATTCATTGGTAAAGATTTCATGTTAACCAACGAGGCCGCGCGGGAGATCTACCATCAGTTCGCCGCCCACCAGCCTATTATCGACTATCACTGCCATCTGGATCCGCGGGCGATTGCCGAAAATAAACCTTTCGATACCATTACGGATTTATGGCTGGAGGGAGATCATTACAAATGGCGGGCCATGCGGGCCAATGGCGTACCAGAAGGGAAAATAACCGGCAGCGCGCCGGCGGTGGAGAAATTCCAGGCCTGGGCGGAGACATTGGATTCCTGTATCGGCAACCCGCTTTATCATTGGACGCATCTGGAACTGAAGTTTTATTTCGGCATTACCGAAACCCTGAATGGCGATAATTGGCGGCGTATATGGGACCAGTGCAATCGGTTATTGCAACGTCCGGAATTTTCTCCCAAGGGCCTTATTACCCAATCCAACGTCGCGGTAATCTGCACCACGGATTCACCCACGGATACGCTGGAATACCATGACGCCATTCGGGCCGATGAGGCGTTCCCCTGCAAAGTCCTGCCCACCTTCCGGCCCGATGCTGCCCTGGATGCCGAAGGAGAAGCCTTTATCCACTTCGTTTCGGTGATGGCACAACTGACCGGTAAAAAGATTACCCGGTTCGGCGATTTCGCCGCCGCGCTGGAAAACCGGGTGGAGTATTTCCATCAGCACGGCGGCCGCCTGGCGGATCACGGGCTGACGGAGGTGAACTATCTGCCTGCCGATGAAAAGACCCTGGACGCACTGCTGGCGAAAAAATGCCGGGGCCTGACCTTGGCGCCGGACGAGAAAATACGCTTTCAATCCGCGGTACTGCTGGCTTTGGCCGGGGCTTATGCCCGGCGCCGCTGGGCCATGCAAATTCATTTCGGCGCGCTGCGTAATAATAATACCCGTCGCTTTAACGAGCTGGGGGCCAATATAGGATGTGATTCACTTTGTTCGCAGTCGGATATAGCACAGCAGCTTAACGCTCTGCTGGATGCCATGGATCAGCGGGAAAGTTTGCCGAAAACCATTCTTTATAATCTGGATCCGGCGCAAAACGACGTGGTTGCCTCAGCACTGGCTAATTTCCAGCGGCCCGGGGCGGTGAAATCTCCCATGCAATTTGGATCCGGCTGGTGGTTTAATGATACCCGCCGGGGCATGGTCAGGCAATTGACCACCTTGGCGGATCAGGGGTTGCTGATGAATTTCGTCGGCATGCTGACGGATTCACGGAGCTTTGTTTCTTATCCCCGCCACGATTATTTCCGGCGGATTTTTTGCAATTTGGTCGGCCTTTGGGTTACCCAGGGAGAAATTCCCAACGATATGAAATTGCTCAAACGACTTACGGAAAATGTTTGTTATAACAATGCTCGGGATTATTTCCAATTCTAG
- a CDS encoding mannitol dehydrogenase family protein encodes MQLTTNTLKHLAGRVTTPSYDRDKLKIRILHLGFGAFHRAHQAVFADLLASGHGSDWGYCEVNLIGGEQQVAAIKQQDLLYSVCEMNGDHWNGRVVGVVRQALHGAVDGIDRVLEAMAQPEIAIVSLTVTEKGYCYLPSTASIDKENPLIQHDISHPRQPQSAPGVIIEALRIRREKGLPPFSVMSCDNMPNNGHVTRNVVLALAKAGDAELAAWIEQHVSFPCTMVDRIVPAMTPASQGKITDLLGGMTDAAGIACEPFRQWVIEDNFVAGRPEWEKAGAELVADVLPYEEMKLRMLNGSHSFLAYLGYLAGYQYIDECMEDEHYARAARQLMLNEQAPTLHTEGVDLNAYAESLLARYRNTGLKHRTWQIAMDGTLKLPQRMLDSIRVHLERGTPFPLLALGVAGWMRYVGGVDDQGNAIDISDPLKDKLARLVKSSADGNERVKALLSLSSVFGDELPANDLFVKSICDAYALLKNHGAKQAVSKVADI; translated from the coding sequence GTGCAACTGACAACCAATACGTTAAAACATCTGGCCGGCCGGGTCACCACGCCGTCCTACGATCGCGACAAGCTGAAAATCCGTATCCTTCACCTGGGATTCGGCGCCTTTCACCGGGCCCATCAGGCGGTATTCGCCGATTTGCTGGCATCCGGGCACGGCAGCGATTGGGGTTACTGCGAGGTTAATCTTATCGGCGGTGAGCAGCAGGTAGCGGCGATCAAACAGCAGGATTTGCTGTATTCCGTCTGCGAAATGAATGGCGATCATTGGAACGGCCGGGTGGTGGGCGTGGTACGCCAGGCGCTGCACGGCGCCGTGGACGGCATCGATCGGGTACTGGAAGCCATGGCGCAGCCGGAAATCGCCATCGTTTCATTGACCGTGACCGAAAAAGGCTACTGCTATCTGCCCTCCACCGCCTCCATCGACAAAGAAAACCCGCTGATACAGCATGACATCAGCCATCCGCGGCAGCCGCAATCGGCGCCGGGGGTGATTATCGAAGCGCTGCGCATTCGCCGGGAAAAGGGATTGCCGCCGTTTTCCGTGATGTCCTGCGACAATATGCCCAATAACGGCCATGTGACCCGCAATGTCGTGCTGGCGCTGGCAAAAGCCGGCGATGCCGAGCTAGCGGCGTGGATTGAACAGCATGTCAGTTTCCCTTGTACCATGGTGGACCGGATCGTGCCGGCCATGACCCCTGCCAGTCAGGGAAAAATTACCGATCTGCTGGGCGGCATGACGGATGCGGCGGGGATCGCCTGCGAACCCTTCAGGCAATGGGTTATCGAGGATAATTTTGTCGCCGGCCGGCCGGAATGGGAAAAAGCCGGCGCGGAGCTGGTGGCCGACGTGCTGCCCTATGAAGAAATGAAGCTCCGGATGCTCAACGGCAGCCACTCCTTCCTGGCCTATTTAGGTTATCTGGCGGGTTATCAATACATCGATGAGTGCATGGAAGATGAGCATTATGCTCGCGCCGCGCGTCAGCTGATGCTTAACGAGCAGGCGCCGACCCTGCATACCGAAGGGGTTGATTTAAACGCGTACGCCGAGTCGCTGCTGGCCCGCTATCGTAATACCGGGCTGAAGCACCGCACCTGGCAAATCGCCATGGACGGCACCCTGAAGCTGCCGCAGCGTATGCTGGATTCCATCCGCGTTCACCTGGAACGCGGTACGCCGTTTCCGCTGCTGGCGCTGGGCGTCGCGGGGTGGATGCGTTATGTAGGCGGCGTGGACGATCAGGGCAACGCCATCGATATCAGCGATCCCTTGAAGGACAAGCTGGCCCGGTTGGTGAAGTCTTCCGCCGACGGAAATGAACGGGTCAAGGCGCTGCTCTCCTTATCCAGCGTGTTCGGCGACGAGCTGCCGGCCAACGATCTCTTCGTCAAAAGCATTTGCGATGCCTATGCGCTCTTGAAAAACCATGGCGCAAAACAGGCGGTAAGCAAGGTTGCGGACATTTAA
- a CDS encoding HrpE/YscL family type III secretion apparatus protein, whose product MITRAQLKRQRQCLDLLSDARRQAARLVKQAQEEAQAIRAQAVSEGYQEGILASAAIVAGFLAQERQLAADLQKRINGHARQLLSSALNHPGMLLELVDEWLAALPDTASPAVLDLLLPEAARKSHAAFKHKVESVWPGKFTLTYHDDRRFVMKYGDQLAEFDADAFMAAGMQRLFSADTLPEQCRTLSEAALERLNEIFLQFSSGDNLDKEEDN is encoded by the coding sequence TTGATTACCCGCGCGCAGCTCAAGCGTCAGCGCCAATGCCTGGATTTATTAAGTGATGCCCGCCGCCAGGCCGCCAGGTTGGTGAAACAGGCCCAAGAGGAAGCCCAGGCTATCCGTGCCCAGGCCGTCAGCGAGGGTTATCAGGAAGGTATCCTGGCGTCGGCGGCGATCGTTGCCGGCTTTCTGGCGCAGGAGCGGCAACTGGCCGCGGATTTGCAAAAGCGTATCAACGGACACGCGCGGCAGCTGTTGTCATCCGCGTTGAACCATCCGGGCATGCTTCTGGAACTGGTTGACGAGTGGCTGGCGGCATTACCCGATACGGCGTCCCCTGCCGTTCTGGATCTGTTGCTACCGGAGGCGGCCCGTAAATCCCATGCCGCTTTTAAGCACAAGGTGGAGTCGGTGTGGCCGGGTAAATTCACCCTGACCTACCACGACGACAGACGGTTTGTGATGAAATACGGCGATCAATTGGCTGAATTCGACGCCGATGCATTCATGGCCGCGGGGATGCAGCGCCTCTTTTCGGCGGATACCTTGCCGGAGCAGTGCCGGACCCTTAGCGAAGCGGCGCTGGAAAGACTTAATGAGATTTTTTTACAATTTTCGTCCGGAGATAATCTGGACAAAGAGGAAGACAACTGA
- a CDS encoding type III secretion apparatus protein OrgA/MxiK has product MKITPLDTILFNPLSWMHPQRLTLKRGFDGIPQRSIINDMIIRAHGWSTERPALPETGLAEHFIHQWDDLPQVALLIACQRHRAALTRQGRIMSLPAWVRRFAQLDIVDSAAPLTLFPWEPLTLIAWGKDELAACGQRLPEALRQRISLLFPPHMDRDDDASRQISPNPLLIKLAFQHAKRDPDTPDAAEFRRRFDYPRAAQASAPMPGFIK; this is encoded by the coding sequence ATGAAAATAACGCCGCTTGATACGATACTCTTCAACCCGCTGTCCTGGATGCATCCGCAGCGTTTGACCCTTAAAAGAGGATTTGACGGTATCCCTCAGCGCTCGATTATCAACGATATGATTATCCGGGCCCATGGCTGGTCCACCGAGCGTCCGGCGTTACCGGAAACCGGCCTCGCCGAGCATTTCATCCACCAATGGGATGATTTGCCCCAGGTCGCGCTGTTGATAGCCTGCCAGCGCCACCGGGCGGCGCTGACGCGCCAAGGCCGGATAATGTCCCTGCCGGCCTGGGTACGTCGCTTTGCCCAATTGGATATCGTTGATTCAGCCGCCCCCTTGACGTTATTTCCATGGGAACCGCTTACCTTGATAGCCTGGGGAAAAGACGAACTCGCCGCCTGCGGGCAGCGGTTGCCGGAGGCTCTCCGGCAGCGTATTTCCCTGTTGTTTCCACCCCATATGGATCGGGACGATGATGCTTCGCGGCAGATATCGCCCAATCCGTTATTGATTAAGCTTGCCTTTCAACATGCCAAGAGAGATCCCGATACGCCGGATGCCGCCGAGTTCAGGCGGCGTTTTGATTACCCGCGCGCAGCTCAAGCGTCAGCGCCAATGCCTGGATTTATTAAGTGA
- a CDS encoding EscJ/YscJ/HrcJ family type III secretion inner membrane ring protein → MKKKSLLLVPLLVFTLAACKDEPLLKGLDQQQANEVIAALQRNNIDTAKSDKGKSGYSISVHKADIPAAVDLLKIHDLPSRPRMEIAQLFPSDSLVSSPRAEKARLYSAIEQRLEQSLQTLDGVLSGRVHVSYDIDSGETGRAPAPVHLSALVSYQSDADPSLLISDIKRFLKNSFNQVDYDNISVVMSKQTAIQHQPPVDNRAGKSGASNGLLTIAGGLLLLIALAAGLVYWRKLKALQPHRIAADENNAA, encoded by the coding sequence ATGAAGAAAAAATCATTATTGCTTGTTCCACTGCTGGTATTCACTCTGGCGGCCTGCAAAGACGAACCTCTGCTCAAGGGGCTGGATCAGCAGCAGGCCAATGAGGTTATCGCCGCCCTGCAACGGAATAATATCGACACCGCCAAGTCCGATAAAGGAAAAAGCGGCTATAGCATCAGCGTTCATAAGGCGGATATCCCCGCGGCGGTGGACCTGCTTAAGATCCATGATCTGCCGTCGCGGCCGCGTATGGAAATCGCACAGCTCTTTCCCAGCGATTCGCTGGTCTCGTCGCCGCGGGCCGAAAAAGCCCGCCTTTATTCGGCCATCGAACAGCGGCTGGAGCAATCCTTGCAGACTCTGGACGGCGTACTGTCCGGCCGGGTGCACGTGAGCTACGATATCGACTCCGGCGAGACAGGCCGGGCCCCGGCCCCGGTGCACCTCTCGGCGCTGGTCAGCTATCAAAGCGACGCCGATCCTTCGCTGCTGATAAGCGATATCAAACGCTTTTTGAAAAATAGTTTCAATCAAGTGGACTATGACAATATTTCCGTGGTGATGTCCAAACAGACCGCGATTCAGCATCAGCCGCCCGTGGATAACCGGGCGGGCAAAAGCGGAGCATCCAACGGTCTGTTAACCATCGCGGGAGGATTACTGTTATTGATCGCCCTGGCCGCGGGACTGGTTTATTGGCGCAAGTTAAAGGCATTGCAACCGCACCGGATCGCCGCTGATGAAAATAACGCCGCTTGA
- the sctI gene encoding type III secretion system inner rod subunit SctI codes for MPISSITEVNHHRAVDINPATGEATSINDIIKETMAKTTADIHEEKQDITRMMKAENLADPAVLGSIQKSMLIYSNTVAFIGTAARKIVGTAETLLRSS; via the coding sequence ATGCCTATTAGCAGCATTACTGAAGTCAATCACCATCGGGCGGTGGATATTAATCCGGCAACCGGGGAAGCGACTTCCATTAACGATATTATAAAAGAGACTATGGCGAAAACCACCGCCGATATTCACGAGGAAAAGCAGGATATCACCCGGATGATGAAGGCTGAGAATCTTGCCGACCCCGCGGTCCTGGGTTCGATTCAAAAGTCGATGCTGATATACAGCAATACCGTGGCTTTTATCGGTACCGCGGCGCGTAAAATTGTCGGCACGGCGGAAACGCTGCTTCGGTCATCATGA
- the sctF gene encoding type III secretion system needle filament subunit SctF, with protein sequence MGSITAIYEGLAPKVDAANKAVQAAYDKAIEDASSPMSLAEYQATLNEYTVVQSLSATAIKKVADLDSLILSKF encoded by the coding sequence ATGGGTTCAATTACCGCGATTTATGAAGGATTGGCGCCTAAGGTAGATGCTGCGAACAAAGCTGTGCAAGCCGCATATGATAAAGCCATAGAGGATGCGTCTAGTCCCATGTCTCTGGCGGAGTATCAGGCCACGCTCAATGAATATACCGTGGTGCAGAGCTTGAGCGCAACGGCGATCAAGAAAGTGGCCGATCTAGATTCATTAATACTATCGAAATTTTAG
- a CDS encoding PrgH/EprH family type III secretion apparatus protein → MKGCEYNLSSGKTLFIAAGGEELDACALPSFPQDSVLLLVEGESVNFEIITAPATGETAVLRILDDSEAREAALETNRAYPVGSLMLAIRKGNETWSDDILNFQADKAPEPVPLRNKNRNRWAIAALACAAATAFMLVLLLGKWDVQQREITALANQLSDEPEKYRILPGRDGTMHVLTANDRDASWGRQSLVRIKASQTVAIASYREEAQRIGRWLEMNYPFIKLHNFNLEQPMRPLLLISLQRNSLDDAGITLLHKELMEQLPYAQDIQLENMDDQAVATAAEEGVKKLAVPYTRIDNADSVTFVITGALNDGERQRIRAFVEGYERRWNGHYVQFAVELEDDWLKGKSFKYGQHGYIKMTPGHWYFPKP, encoded by the coding sequence TTGAAAGGGTGCGAATATAATCTCTCTTCCGGTAAAACGCTGTTTATCGCGGCGGGCGGAGAAGAGCTGGACGCCTGCGCGTTACCCTCCTTTCCTCAGGACAGCGTACTGCTGCTGGTGGAAGGCGAAAGCGTCAATTTCGAGATTATCACCGCGCCGGCTACCGGCGAAACGGCCGTTTTACGCATTCTTGATGATAGCGAGGCGCGGGAAGCCGCGCTGGAAACCAACCGGGCATATCCGGTTGGGAGCCTGATGCTGGCCATACGGAAAGGGAATGAAACCTGGTCGGACGACATCCTGAATTTCCAGGCTGATAAGGCGCCGGAGCCCGTTCCCTTACGCAATAAAAATCGCAACCGGTGGGCTATCGCCGCCTTGGCCTGCGCGGCGGCTACCGCCTTTATGCTGGTATTACTTCTGGGCAAATGGGATGTCCAGCAGCGGGAAATCACGGCGCTGGCCAATCAGCTGAGCGACGAACCGGAAAAATACCGGATACTGCCCGGGCGTGACGGCACGATGCACGTGCTGACGGCCAATGACCGGGATGCATCCTGGGGACGCCAGTCCCTGGTGCGTATCAAAGCGTCGCAAACGGTCGCTATCGCCAGTTACCGTGAAGAGGCGCAGCGCATTGGGCGCTGGCTGGAGATGAATTACCCCTTTATCAAGCTGCATAACTTCAATCTTGAGCAGCCCATGCGGCCGTTACTATTGATAAGCCTGCAAAGAAATTCGCTGGACGACGCGGGAATAACCCTATTGCACAAAGAATTGATGGAGCAATTGCCCTACGCTCAGGATATCCAATTGGAAAACATGGATGACCAGGCGGTAGCAACGGCCGCGGAGGAGGGCGTTAAAAAACTCGCCGTGCCCTATACCCGGATAGATAATGCCGATAGCGTGACATTTGTTATTACCGGGGCATTAAACGATGGCGAACGTCAAAGGATCCGTGCTTTTGTTGAAGGATACGAACGCCGCTGGAATGGGCATTACGTGCAATTTGCCGTCGAGCTGGAAGACGATTGGCTGAAAGGCAAATCATTTAAATACGGGCAACATGGCTACATCAAAATGACGCCCGGTCATTGGTATTTTCCTAAACCTTGA
- a CDS encoding acyl carrier protein: MTNTPQTHCDEPIRERLHALLADKLGRQQHEILNHLHLVNELYVDSLDLVEIEIGISETFNINISEKEVLKMETVEDLYHIVRRHITEK; this comes from the coding sequence ATGACCAACACTCCGCAGACCCATTGTGATGAGCCGATCAGAGAGCGCTTGCATGCCTTGCTGGCCGATAAATTGGGCCGACAGCAACACGAGATCTTAAATCACCTTCATCTGGTAAATGAGCTGTACGTTGATTCTTTAGATCTCGTCGAAATTGAAATCGGTATTTCGGAAACATTTAATATTAATATTTCGGAAAAAGAGGTGCTGAAAATGGAAACAGTGGAGGATCTTTATCATATCGTCAGGAGACATATTACCGAGAAATAG
- a CDS encoding IpaD/SipD/SspD family type III secretion system needle tip protein, with amino-acid sequence MDKTSSQRTNAVEAHSLDETSTAEISTNNHSALVNEVESLTSQALADLENCRETLSRNDKNIKDNTAKLESQFQASKQRLDNAIDGGLRGETPDQEQNVSSLASAQTDPGWQVDFKSAMDKLNGVKALEQGAVGSDIFAKSLDDGASAVFAGLDEERFKSYRELWQDAVDGIGIVKAGYLDVYETVVERYTAFYSAFSDFMSGLTALITFKTDDKGTQTMEFKPEALKKIEALINSYSGDKAVLFPASGTVSETEAKKWASELGLPAGCVKSSGSGFVVTIDLSPLITIRDNLKEMSGSMTTFQYQSWKSGFDAQSSKFQTTLQTLTTKYGNANGMFDTANKILSSTITSGAEALKQILASM; translated from the coding sequence GTGGATAAGACGTCAAGCCAGCGTACAAACGCCGTTGAAGCGCACTCTCTTGACGAAACGTCTACCGCAGAAATCAGCACGAATAACCATTCGGCGCTGGTCAATGAGGTGGAATCCTTAACGTCCCAGGCCCTTGCCGATCTGGAAAATTGCCGTGAAACGTTGAGCAGAAATGACAAGAATATAAAAGACAACACGGCGAAGTTGGAAAGTCAATTCCAAGCGAGCAAACAGCGGCTCGATAATGCCATCGACGGCGGCCTGCGGGGTGAAACCCCCGATCAAGAGCAAAACGTCTCCTCTTTGGCGTCGGCGCAAACCGATCCGGGATGGCAGGTTGATTTCAAGTCGGCCATGGATAAGCTGAATGGGGTCAAAGCCCTTGAGCAGGGCGCGGTCGGTTCTGATATCTTTGCCAAGAGCCTTGATGACGGCGCCTCGGCTGTGTTTGCCGGCCTGGATGAGGAAAGGTTTAAAAGCTACCGGGAGCTTTGGCAGGATGCGGTGGATGGCATTGGAATCGTCAAAGCGGGCTACCTGGACGTGTATGAAACGGTGGTGGAGCGTTATACCGCCTTTTACAGCGCTTTTAGCGATTTTATGAGTGGATTGACCGCCCTAATCACCTTTAAAACGGATGATAAAGGCACTCAGACCATGGAATTCAAACCGGAAGCGCTAAAGAAAATCGAAGCATTGATTAACTCTTATTCCGGGGACAAGGCCGTGCTTTTCCCCGCCTCCGGCACGGTGAGCGAAACCGAGGCGAAAAAGTGGGCCTCTGAACTGGGTTTGCCCGCCGGTTGCGTCAAAAGCTCCGGCAGCGGTTTTGTGGTAACAATCGACCTCTCTCCTTTGATCACCATCCGCGATAATCTTAAAGAGATGTCCGGTTCCATGACGACCTTTCAGTACCAGTCGTGGAAAAGCGGCTTTGATGCCCAATCGAGTAAATTCCAGACGACGTTGCAAACGTTAACCACCAAATACGGCAATGCCAACGGGATGTTCGATACGGCAAACAAGATTTTGAGCTCGACGATAACCTCCGGCGCCGAAGCGCTGAAACAAATTCTTGCCTCCATGTAG
- a CDS encoding IpaC/SipC family type III secretion system effector, translated as MSAISSQGIASSVLNQEALTANAQTSNAEANGKPISSSQSFAGIVTDKMLDSLLGTGAAVTLRHPDSAGRMPVKELHAEVEKMLERPDFLQVLEQRAADGTEQKEVKKEFDISKLTSSNIAALFAEILKALQANKTAENINKGDMAILKGDMTEGAAKAIIASGQTALNGAIGQAAFGTAISGGGYAMQRKGINQERSLLQNDSKTILAKQHALNNDQLNFAKGGSQTPGSAMDTESPRFKTADGASVSQQRSHETSNNEYGSHIQDGARFNNEKKNIGDLERDLKDKQAKAEGIKNKGTFISQMNHPITGIAAGQTQAIQASENAQQHILQQVGHAADGLGETSSANSRDFESLLQTIAQKLADILRAHLDTAGMIAGKSV; from the coding sequence ATGTCCGCAATATCTTCGCAAGGCATAGCCTCTAGTGTGCTGAACCAGGAAGCTCTCACCGCAAATGCTCAAACCAGCAATGCCGAGGCCAACGGGAAACCGATATCATCCAGCCAATCTTTTGCCGGTATCGTCACCGACAAAATGCTTGACTCTTTATTAGGTACCGGTGCCGCCGTCACGTTAAGACATCCCGATAGCGCCGGGCGCATGCCGGTCAAAGAACTGCATGCCGAGGTGGAAAAAATGCTGGAACGACCGGATTTCCTGCAGGTTTTGGAGCAACGTGCCGCCGACGGCACGGAACAAAAGGAGGTCAAAAAGGAATTTGATATCAGTAAATTAACGTCCAGTAATATTGCCGCCCTATTTGCCGAAATTTTAAAGGCGCTGCAGGCAAATAAAACGGCGGAAAATATTAATAAAGGGGATATGGCGATCCTGAAAGGGGATATGACCGAGGGCGCCGCAAAAGCCATTATAGCGAGTGGACAAACAGCACTCAATGGCGCTATCGGCCAGGCGGCATTCGGCACCGCCATTTCCGGCGGGGGTTACGCGATGCAAAGAAAAGGCATTAACCAGGAACGAAGCCTATTACAAAATGATAGCAAGACTATTCTCGCAAAGCAGCATGCTCTGAACAACGACCAGCTGAATTTCGCAAAGGGTGGCAGTCAGACCCCTGGCTCGGCAATGGATACCGAGTCGCCACGTTTCAAAACCGCCGACGGCGCAAGCGTTTCCCAACAGCGGAGCCATGAAACATCTAATAATGAATATGGGTCGCATATCCAAGATGGCGCCAGATTTAACAACGAGAAGAAAAATATCGGCGACCTTGAACGCGATCTTAAGGATAAGCAGGCTAAGGCAGAGGGTATCAAAAACAAAGGTACGTTCATTTCACAGATGAACCACCCCATCACGGGCATCGCCGCCGGCCAAACCCAGGCTATTCAGGCCAGTGAGAATGCGCAGCAGCATATTCTGCAGCAGGTGGGACATGCCGCCGACGGTCTGGGGGAAACCAGCAGCGCCAATTCCCGTGATTTCGAGAGCCTGCTGCAAACCATTGCGCAAAAACTCGCGGATATCCTACGGGCCCATTTGGACACCGCCGGCATGATAGCGGGTAAATCGGTTTGA